The Streptomyces pactum genome contains a region encoding:
- a CDS encoding SCO7613 C-terminal domain-containing membrane protein: MMNLPPPAEELRLLDAELRQLDARRVVLLRRREWLIHTLRAARGPQTAGGTRPGAPDWPAGAGTAVDRPEATAPGVQNVLLVLGGILLTIAAVAFTLVNWGDMGVAGRALVLGAVTVGVLGAPVALLRRGLTSTAESVAGLGIALTVLDAYALHEAAFTGTDGLGYAAAASAVLAGTWAAYGVGVSAQAPPPMTGAAAQEGPARRGPRLVLRLPLPLAAAATHLPLLLWALAIDAGPHTLTAVLLVTSAADTAVALRTAPVPVRVVALVGAWGTGVLGALSAGWLCWSASGAGTAARAATLLFLAAAIALTAARFAPQRDVATGAALAAGLCAVAGAGGVLRAPAPGEWAVPACLACGIALLAVVRTQLPAPLRQGLGLASLTVQALAVLWAVPSVASALFGPVAGVERPWSGMPQDTWAAVFTDVLRPAHASTVPLVLAAVAGVLAVAGRGAAWRPAAAVGALVLGWAAAFVLPTVLELPYGAGLVAQGAVVVAALGFAEWARRAAAGPSPLSRTAVLLALVTSVDVAFASLASEPVTIGVLVALTVLFGASSPRPGLGLFTAPASLVYAAALACAIGASAGWQPQHTALLVLVVPAAAALIAARLAGSPATVPVEGAGAAAGLLALVLAVTAPPVFALVLSLGGVVASGTALRPDRRPAGYVAAVLFLLATWVRLAAWDVTTAEAYTLPVTVLALVVGYLRRRRDPALSSWTAYGAGLAVALLPSLLAAWGDRHWLRPLLLGAAALTVTLVGARSRLQAPLVLGGSVLALVTLHELAPYVAQVAGALPRWVPPALAGALLLALGATYEQRLRDARRLRGVLGRFH; the protein is encoded by the coding sequence ATGATGAACCTTCCGCCCCCGGCCGAGGAGTTGCGGCTCCTCGACGCCGAACTGCGGCAACTCGACGCCCGCCGCGTCGTCCTGCTGCGGCGCCGCGAGTGGCTGATCCACACCCTGCGTGCGGCCCGCGGCCCCCAGACGGCCGGGGGCACCCGGCCCGGGGCGCCGGACTGGCCGGCCGGTGCCGGGACCGCCGTCGACCGGCCGGAGGCCACGGCACCAGGCGTGCAGAACGTGCTCCTGGTCCTCGGCGGAATCCTCCTGACGATCGCCGCAGTCGCCTTCACCCTGGTCAACTGGGGCGACATGGGGGTCGCCGGCCGGGCGCTGGTGCTGGGCGCGGTGACCGTGGGGGTGCTGGGCGCACCCGTGGCGCTGTTGCGGCGCGGACTGACTTCGACCGCCGAATCAGTGGCGGGTCTGGGGATCGCACTGACCGTGCTCGACGCCTACGCGCTGCACGAGGCCGCGTTCACCGGCACGGACGGTCTTGGCTACGCGGCCGCCGCTTCGGCCGTCCTGGCGGGAACGTGGGCCGCGTACGGCGTCGGGGTGAGCGCGCAGGCGCCACCGCCCATGACGGGCGCCGCGGCGCAGGAAGGCCCGGCGCGGAGGGGCCCGCGTCTCGTACTCCGGCTCCCCCTCCCCCTCGCGGCGGCTGCCACGCACCTGCCCCTGCTCTTGTGGGCGCTCGCCATCGACGCGGGTCCGCACACCCTCACGGCCGTGCTGCTGGTGACCTCCGCGGCCGATACCGCTGTCGCACTGCGGACGGCACCCGTTCCGGTCCGGGTCGTCGCCCTCGTCGGCGCATGGGGTACGGGTGTCCTCGGCGCTCTGTCGGCCGGATGGCTCTGCTGGAGCGCGTCCGGTGCGGGCACCGCCGCACGGGCGGCGACCCTGCTGTTCCTCGCCGCGGCCATCGCCCTGACCGCGGCCCGGTTCGCCCCGCAGCGGGACGTCGCCACGGGCGCTGCCCTGGCCGCGGGCCTGTGCGCGGTCGCCGGGGCGGGCGGAGTGCTGCGCGCTCCGGCGCCCGGCGAGTGGGCGGTGCCCGCGTGCCTGGCCTGTGGGATCGCCCTGCTGGCGGTGGTCCGGACACAGCTCCCCGCCCCCTTGCGTCAAGGACTGGGCCTGGCTTCGCTGACCGTGCAGGCCCTCGCGGTGCTGTGGGCGGTGCCGTCGGTCGCCAGCGCGCTCTTCGGTCCGGTGGCCGGGGTGGAACGGCCCTGGTCCGGCATGCCGCAGGACACGTGGGCCGCCGTGTTCACGGACGTGCTCCGGCCCGCGCACGCGAGTACTGTGCCGCTCGTTCTCGCCGCCGTGGCCGGCGTCCTCGCGGTGGCCGGGCGCGGCGCCGCCTGGCGTCCGGCGGCGGCGGTGGGGGCACTCGTCCTGGGATGGGCGGCGGCGTTCGTGCTGCCGACGGTGCTCGAACTCCCCTACGGGGCCGGTCTGGTGGCTCAGGGCGCCGTCGTCGTGGCCGCGTTGGGCTTCGCCGAGTGGGCCCGGCGCGCTGCGGCCGGGCCGTCCCCGCTGTCCCGCACGGCCGTTCTCCTGGCACTCGTCACCTCTGTCGACGTCGCCTTCGCCTCGCTGGCTTCCGAGCCGGTGACGATCGGCGTGCTCGTCGCGCTGACGGTCCTGTTCGGTGCCTCGAGCCCCCGCCCGGGGCTCGGCCTGTTCACGGCGCCCGCCTCCCTCGTGTACGCCGCGGCTCTGGCCTGCGCGATCGGCGCGTCCGCCGGGTGGCAGCCGCAGCACACAGCGCTGCTGGTCCTCGTCGTGCCCGCCGCCGCGGCCCTGATCGCGGCACGTCTCGCGGGCTCGCCCGCGACCGTGCCGGTCGAGGGGGCGGGTGCGGCCGCGGGGCTGCTCGCGCTCGTACTCGCCGTGACCGCCCCACCGGTGTTCGCCCTGGTGCTCTCGCTCGGTGGAGTCGTCGCGTCCGGGACCGCGCTGCGACCGGATCGGCGGCCGGCCGGCTACGTGGCCGCCGTACTGTTCCTGCTGGCCACCTGGGTGCGTCTGGCGGCCTGGGACGTCACCACGGCGGAGGCCTACACCCTGCCGGTGACCGTGCTCGCGCTGGTCGTCGGGTACCTGCGCCGGCGCCGCGACCCGGCGCTCTCCTCCTGGACGGCGTACGGTGCCGGACTGGCCGTCGCCCTGCTGCCGAGCCTCCTCGCGGCGTGGGGCGACCGGCACTGGCTGCGGCCCCTGCTGCTCGGCGCCGCGGCGCTGACCGTGACCCTGGTGGGCGCCCGGAGCCGGCTGCAGGCGCCGCTGGTCCTCGGCGGGAGCGTGCTCGCACTGGTGACGCTGCACGAACTCGCCCCGTACGTCGCCCAGGTCGCCGGCGCGCTTCCCCGGTGGGTCCCGCCCGCGCTCGCCGGTGCGCTGCTGCTCGCCCTGGGCGCCACCTACGAGCAGCGGCTTCGCGACGCACGCCGGCTCCGGGGGGTGCTCGGGCGGTTCCACTAG
- a CDS encoding acyl-CoA dehydrogenase family protein, which translates to MADQLLFNPRTYDPAHFDPETRRLLRATVDWFEARGKRRLIEDYRSRVWLEDFLAFAAKEGLFATFLTPAAEGGRPDQRWDTARIAALNEIFGFYGLDYWYAWQVTILGLGPVWQSGNAGARARANELLAQGEVFAFGLSEKSHGADIYSTDMLLEPDGEGGFRATGSKYYIGNGNAAGIVSVFGRRTDIEGPDGYVFFAADSRHPAYHLVKNVVDSSKYVSEFRLEDYPVGPDDVLHTGRAAFDAALNTVNVGKFNLCTASIGICEHAMYEAVTHAHNRILYGRPVTAFPHVRRELIDAYVRLVGMKLFSDRAVDYFRSAGPDDRRYLLFNPMTKMKVTTEGEKVIDLMWDVIAAKGFEKDNYFAQAAIEIRSLPKLEGTVHVNLALILKFMRNHLLDPVDQPRVPTRLDAADDAFLFRQGPARGLGSIRFHDWRAAFDACAGVPNVARFREQADALCAFVTTAAPDERQSRDLDLLLAVGQLFALVVHGQLILEQAALTGLDEDVLDELFSVLVRDFSGHAVDLHGKDSATERQQSWALDAIRRPVVDEARSGRVWERVEALSGAYEMAP; encoded by the coding sequence ATGGCCGACCAGCTCCTGTTCAACCCGCGCACCTACGACCCGGCGCACTTCGACCCGGAGACGCGCAGGCTGCTGCGCGCCACGGTCGACTGGTTCGAGGCGCGCGGCAAGCGCAGGCTGATCGAGGACTACCGCTCGCGTGTCTGGCTGGAGGACTTCCTCGCCTTCGCCGCCAAGGAAGGCCTGTTCGCCACGTTCCTGACCCCGGCGGCAGAGGGCGGCCGGCCGGACCAGCGCTGGGACACCGCCCGTATCGCCGCCCTCAACGAGATCTTCGGGTTCTACGGCCTCGACTACTGGTACGCGTGGCAGGTGACCATCCTCGGGCTCGGCCCGGTCTGGCAGAGCGGCAACGCCGGTGCCCGGGCACGGGCTAACGAACTCCTCGCCCAGGGCGAGGTGTTCGCCTTCGGCCTCTCCGAGAAGAGCCACGGTGCCGACATCTACTCCACGGACATGCTGCTGGAACCCGACGGCGAGGGCGGCTTCCGGGCGACCGGCTCCAAGTACTACATCGGCAACGGCAACGCCGCCGGGATCGTCTCCGTGTTCGGCCGGCGTACCGACATCGAGGGCCCGGACGGCTACGTCTTCTTCGCCGCCGACAGCCGCCACCCCGCGTACCACCTGGTCAAGAACGTCGTCGACTCCTCGAAGTACGTCAGCGAGTTCCGGCTCGAGGACTACCCGGTCGGCCCGGACGACGTCCTGCACACCGGACGGGCCGCCTTCGACGCCGCCCTGAACACCGTCAACGTCGGCAAGTTCAACCTGTGCACGGCTTCGATCGGCATCTGCGAGCACGCCATGTACGAGGCCGTCACCCACGCACACAACCGCATCCTGTACGGCCGGCCCGTCACCGCGTTCCCGCACGTGCGGCGCGAACTGATCGACGCCTACGTACGTCTCGTCGGTATGAAGCTGTTCAGCGACCGAGCCGTCGACTACTTCCGTTCCGCCGGCCCGGACGACCGCCGCTACCTGCTGTTCAACCCGATGACCAAGATGAAGGTCACCACCGAGGGCGAGAAGGTCATCGACCTGATGTGGGACGTCATCGCGGCGAAGGGCTTCGAGAAGGACAACTACTTCGCCCAGGCCGCGATCGAGATCCGGAGCCTGCCGAAGCTCGAGGGCACGGTGCACGTCAATCTCGCGCTGATCCTGAAGTTCATGCGCAACCACCTGCTCGACCCGGTCGACCAGCCGCGGGTGCCGACCCGTCTCGACGCGGCCGACGACGCGTTCCTCTTCCGGCAGGGCCCGGCCCGAGGGCTCGGCTCCATCCGGTTCCATGACTGGCGTGCCGCCTTCGACGCCTGTGCCGGGGTGCCCAACGTGGCCCGGTTCCGCGAGCAGGCCGATGCTCTGTGCGCCTTCGTCACCACCGCGGCTCCCGACGAGCGGCAGAGCCGTGACCTGGACCTCCTGCTCGCCGTCGGCCAGTTGTTCGCCCTCGTGGTGCACGGACAGTTGATCCTCGAGCAGGCCGCGCTGACCGGTCTCGACGAGGATGTGCTCGACGAACTGTTCTCCGTGCTCGTCCGCGACTTCTCGGGGCACGCCGTCGATCTCCACGGCAAGGACTCCGCCACGGAACGGCAGCAGAGCTGGGCCCTGGACGCCATCCGCCGCCCCGTCGTCGACGAAGCTCGCTCGGGCCGTGTCTGGGAGCGCGTCGAGGCGCTGTCCGGCGCCTACGAGATGGCCCCGTAG
- a CDS encoding PadR family transcriptional regulator, with the protein MALEHAILVSLLEKPGSGYELARRFERSIGYFWTATHQQIYRVLRRMEGDGLLAVREVPQQSRPDKKEYTVATPGRRALSAWLHEPVEPESIRHELAVKIRGAAFDDPAALISEVERHRKAHDDRLRRYLTGERRDFTGPEAPRPLDVGQELQHVVLRGGIAFERMTIAWLDDVLDTLHGLSAARSGT; encoded by the coding sequence ATGGCGCTCGAACACGCGATCCTCGTCTCGCTGCTGGAGAAGCCGGGCTCGGGTTACGAACTCGCGCGCCGGTTCGAACGGTCCATCGGCTACTTCTGGACCGCGACGCACCAGCAGATCTACCGCGTCCTGCGACGCATGGAGGGCGACGGCCTCCTGGCCGTCCGCGAAGTGCCGCAGCAGAGCCGGCCGGACAAGAAGGAGTACACCGTCGCGACGCCCGGCCGCAGGGCACTCTCCGCGTGGCTGCACGAGCCCGTCGAACCGGAGAGCATCCGGCACGAGCTCGCCGTGAAGATCCGGGGCGCGGCCTTCGACGACCCGGCGGCACTGATCTCCGAGGTCGAGCGCCACCGAAAGGCCCACGACGACCGGCTCAGGCGCTACCTCACCGGGGAGCGGCGGGACTTCACCGGCCCCGAAGCGCCCCGGCCACTGGACGTCGGACAGGAACTCCAGCACGTCGTCCTGCGCGGCGGCATCGCCTTCGAGCGGATGACGATCGCGTGGCTCGACGATGTCCTCGACACCCTGCACGGGCTCAGCGCGGCACGGTCCGGCACCTGA
- a CDS encoding GNAT family N-acetyltransferase, with the protein MTEIRTPRLVLRRWLDDDLAPLSEIQADPVVMRGIGDGRPRSPEQTAEDIEAWEEGWDEEGFGMFAVELLGSGELAGAVGLSVADAPTEVAGQVAVGWRLGRVFWGQGYASEAAHAALEFALQDRGLDRVVAVFRTGDSASANVVDKLGMEAEGVTQHPVHGYDLAVYGIDLTQYQE; encoded by the coding sequence ATGACCGAGATCCGCACCCCCCGTCTTGTCCTGCGCCGTTGGCTGGACGACGACCTTGCCCCCTTGTCCGAGATCCAAGCCGATCCGGTGGTGATGCGGGGCATCGGCGACGGCCGCCCGCGCTCCCCGGAGCAGACCGCCGAGGACATCGAGGCGTGGGAGGAGGGGTGGGACGAGGAAGGCTTCGGAATGTTCGCGGTCGAGCTTCTGGGCTCCGGCGAACTGGCGGGGGCCGTCGGACTGTCCGTCGCCGACGCTCCGACGGAGGTCGCCGGTCAGGTGGCGGTCGGTTGGCGGCTCGGGCGGGTCTTCTGGGGACAGGGATACGCCTCCGAAGCGGCGCACGCCGCACTGGAGTTCGCCCTGCAGGACCGCGGTCTCGACCGTGTGGTCGCCGTCTTCCGGACGGGCGACAGTGCCTCCGCGAACGTGGTCGACAAACTCGGCATGGAGGCGGAAGGCGTCACACAGCACCCGGTCCACGGCTACGACCTGGCGGTGTACGGCATCGACCTGACCCAGTACCAGGAGTAG
- a CDS encoding GPP34 family phosphoprotein encodes MTTAHDLTIVSLEVRSDYPVERGDLSLALAGAELVDLLEAGAVSLEGGLIRPIAPPESGDRLLDAAASLVRPEPAESVQDWLWRRGRGLAAEYLAAAGAGDGGRRRSRWTARRTADRPDPVDPMARRRATDRWATGDPVLVGLAAAVGIRHESADQVADPEDDGIAAALAAVNDAVVELADIRQRRSIEQAAFDNIWRGM; translated from the coding sequence ATGACCACAGCACATGACCTGACGATCGTCTCTCTCGAGGTTCGCTCCGACTACCCCGTTGAGCGTGGCGACCTCTCGCTGGCCCTGGCCGGGGCCGAGCTGGTCGACTTGCTCGAGGCCGGGGCGGTGTCCCTCGAAGGTGGCCTGATCCGGCCGATTGCTCCGCCCGAAAGCGGTGACCGACTTCTGGACGCTGCGGCGTCCCTCGTCAGGCCGGAACCGGCCGAGTCCGTGCAGGACTGGTTGTGGCGACGGGGGCGCGGTCTGGCGGCGGAGTACCTCGCCGCCGCGGGGGCGGGCGACGGCGGCCGCAGGCGCTCGCGATGGACCGCACGGCGCACCGCCGACCGGCCGGATCCGGTCGATCCGATGGCCCGCCGGCGGGCCACCGACCGCTGGGCCACCGGCGACCCTGTGCTGGTGGGCCTCGCGGCGGCGGTGGGAATCCGGCACGAGTCGGCGGATCAGGTCGCGGACCCCGAGGATGACGGGATCGCGGCCGCTCTCGCCGCCGTCAACGACGCCGTGGTGGAGTTGGCGGACATCCGGCAGCGTCGCAGCATCGAACAAGCGGCCTTCGACAACATCTGGCGTGGGATGTGA
- a CDS encoding GlsB/YeaQ/YmgE family stress response membrane protein: protein MSFLWAIIAGLIIGLLAKLVIPGRQPIPLWLTTILGIVGGVVGNALATAFGVGDTSGIDWIRHIFQIAVAALLIALVTPLWSRRRA from the coding sequence GTGTCGTTTCTGTGGGCCATCATCGCGGGACTCATCATCGGCCTGCTGGCCAAGCTGGTCATCCCCGGACGCCAGCCCATCCCGCTGTGGCTGACGACCATCCTCGGCATCGTCGGGGGCGTCGTCGGCAACGCGCTCGCCACCGCCTTCGGCGTAGGCGACACCAGCGGCATCGACTGGATCCGCCACATATTCCAGATCGCCGTCGCGGCGCTCCTCATCGCCCTTGTCACCCCTCTCTGGTCCCGACGACGTGCCTGA
- a CDS encoding lysyl oxidase family protein: protein MTRTRTTRLRRPLLATATAVAAMAVTAGLVAVTSEPAKAATGPELSLIAATNSLTLTSWKEDPGVYLDLGTYLTAEGAPLELKVTRKSYKDPVTVAQTVHEGGKAKAKVLPKGTVKDFSGLPGFSEITVTDKAGKKVLTRTEDFCPNNASGRVRPDAPATSKYPESCPTNPFTLGSVWGVEKGWAANTYGGAYTEPVKLAAGTYTAKVGVAKKYRDLFGIANKAATVKVIVEERSYEDEQEVTEPASRSARSAMAGEHAEHGAAHQTPTAHSGHGPGHAPTRAQAAAPVTSGAGPSYNVGHGPLKAAPPALPWALKKEQAARSMRVGDTGGQTDGSRKAPALKPLSKRPVGKASVPDVPKPDLRSLPAYGIVVSDGEKDIPGKDYLAFSANVWNAGPAQLVVDGFRSPGKAKMDAFQYFYDAKGKQVGYTPTGTMEWDPRPGHVHWHFTDFASYRLLKADKKEAVRSGKEAFCLANTDAVDYTVKNANWHPYNTDLATACGQENSISVREVLDVGSGDTYSQDLPGQSFDITTVPNGTYYIQVLANPEKRLKETNVGNNSALRKIVLGGKPGKRTVTVPAHDLVNAN from the coding sequence ATGACCAGAACGCGTACCACCCGGCTGCGGCGCCCGCTGCTCGCCACCGCCACGGCCGTCGCCGCCATGGCCGTGACAGCCGGCCTCGTGGCCGTCACGTCGGAGCCGGCGAAGGCCGCGACAGGGCCCGAGCTGAGCCTCATCGCCGCGACCAACTCGCTCACACTCACCTCCTGGAAGGAGGATCCGGGCGTCTACCTCGACCTGGGTACCTACCTCACCGCCGAGGGGGCGCCGCTGGAGCTGAAGGTGACCAGGAAGTCCTACAAGGACCCGGTGACCGTCGCCCAGACCGTGCACGAGGGCGGCAAGGCCAAGGCCAAGGTGCTGCCCAAGGGCACGGTGAAGGACTTCTCCGGGCTGCCCGGCTTCTCGGAGATCACGGTCACCGACAAGGCGGGCAAGAAGGTACTCACCCGTACCGAGGACTTCTGCCCGAACAACGCCAGCGGCCGGGTGCGACCCGACGCGCCCGCCACCTCCAAGTATCCCGAGAGCTGCCCCACCAACCCGTTCACCCTCGGTTCCGTGTGGGGCGTCGAGAAGGGCTGGGCCGCCAACACCTACGGGGGTGCCTACACCGAGCCGGTCAAGCTGGCGGCCGGCACGTACACCGCCAAGGTCGGGGTCGCCAAGAAGTACCGTGACCTGTTCGGCATCGCCAACAAAGCGGCCACGGTGAAGGTGATCGTGGAGGAGCGGAGTTACGAGGACGAACAGGAGGTCACCGAACCCGCGTCCCGGTCCGCGCGGTCCGCCATGGCCGGCGAGCACGCGGAGCACGGAGCCGCTCATCAGACGCCGACCGCACACTCCGGCCACGGGCCGGGGCACGCCCCGACGCGCGCCCAGGCCGCCGCGCCGGTGACGAGCGGTGCCGGCCCCTCGTACAACGTGGGCCACGGACCGCTGAAGGCGGCGCCGCCGGCCCTGCCGTGGGCCCTGAAGAAGGAGCAGGCCGCGCGCTCGATGCGGGTCGGTGACACGGGTGGCCAGACCGACGGATCGCGCAAGGCGCCGGCGCTCAAGCCGCTGTCGAAGCGGCCCGTCGGCAAAGCCTCCGTCCCGGACGTCCCCAAGCCCGACCTGCGTTCGCTGCCGGCTTACGGCATCGTCGTCAGCGACGGCGAGAAGGACATCCCCGGCAAGGACTACCTGGCCTTCAGCGCCAACGTGTGGAACGCCGGTCCGGCCCAGCTCGTGGTGGACGGCTTCCGTTCACCCGGCAAAGCCAAGATGGACGCCTTCCAGTACTTCTACGACGCCAAGGGCAAGCAGGTCGGCTACACCCCCACCGGCACCATGGAGTGGGACCCGCGTCCGGGGCACGTGCACTGGCACTTCACCGACTTCGCCAGCTACCGGCTGCTGAAGGCGGACAAGAAGGAGGCCGTACGCAGCGGCAAGGAAGCCTTCTGCCTGGCCAACACCGACGCGGTCGACTACACGGTGAAGAACGCCAACTGGCACCCGTACAACACCGATCTGGCCACGGCCTGCGGCCAGGAGAACTCGATCTCCGTACGCGAGGTGCTGGACGTCGGCTCGGGTGACACGTACTCCCAGGACCTGCCCGGCCAGTCCTTCGACATCACCACTGTGCCCAACGGCACTTACTACATCCAGGTGCTGGCCAATCCGGAGAAGCGGCTGAAGGAGACCAACGTCGGCAACAACAGCGCTCTGCGGAAGATCGTGCTCGGCGGCAAGCCGGGCAAGCGGACGGTGACCGTGCCGGCGCACGACCTGGTGAACGCCAACTGA
- a CDS encoding VOC family protein, with the protein MTLQLVQVNFKARDDSALGRFWAQALGWGLSSEGPGVTNLEPVGFDWPDPSAVCIDLVRVPSPETVKYRVHIELATTSDAHEAELVARLKELGATPADVGRGDGDAPWTVMADPEGNVFSVLKPRELYRDTGPIAAVVVDCADPRAMVRFWGEAIDWTVHELTDDRALLRSVKGVGPYLEFRRTPDDEVIWNRVHLDLMSDPVEDQAREVARLEGLGAVRADVGQGDVSWVVLADPAGNEFCVLGRG; encoded by the coding sequence ATGACATTGCAACTTGTTCAGGTGAACTTCAAGGCCCGCGACGACTCGGCGCTCGGCCGGTTCTGGGCGCAGGCGCTCGGCTGGGGTCTTTCCAGCGAAGGGCCTGGCGTCACCAACCTGGAACCCGTGGGCTTCGACTGGCCGGACCCGTCCGCCGTATGCATCGACCTCGTACGCGTTCCCAGCCCGGAGACGGTGAAGTACCGCGTGCACATCGAGCTCGCCACCACCTCCGACGCCCATGAGGCGGAGTTGGTCGCACGTCTGAAGGAACTCGGGGCGACGCCCGCCGATGTGGGCCGGGGCGACGGCGACGCGCCCTGGACGGTGATGGCCGACCCGGAAGGCAACGTGTTCAGCGTCCTGAAGCCCCGGGAGCTCTACCGGGACACCGGGCCGATAGCCGCCGTGGTCGTCGACTGCGCCGACCCGCGGGCCATGGTCCGGTTCTGGGGCGAGGCGATCGACTGGACCGTCCACGAGCTGACCGACGACCGCGCCCTGCTGCGCTCCGTCAAGGGCGTCGGGCCGTACCTGGAGTTCCGCCGCACGCCGGACGACGAGGTCATCTGGAACCGCGTCCACCTCGACCTGATGTCCGACCCCGTCGAGGATCAGGCGAGGGAGGTCGCCCGGCTCGAAGGCCTCGGCGCGGTACGGGCCGACGTGGGTCAGGGTGATGTCTCCTGGGTCGTCCTGGCCGACCCGGCGGGCAACGAGTTCTGTGTCCTCGGCCGGGGCTGA
- a CDS encoding SUKH-4 family immunity protein, whose amino-acid sequence MHSPTTCPAEPNEVALGESAITAEKSGLSMNTHFVSLGVMHGEAEFLVPRGFFTYRALDAPEMVESDSGRTLIRFGVMGLSVSMYLDKDSQEVLYGLSPGDVNIVNTSVSHFTQCILRLSDIFPFYDDDCDSDEWEVGAEKVEDVIREVDPSAYHEGSYWYEFRWDVTMGNFHG is encoded by the coding sequence TTGCACTCGCCGACCACCTGCCCGGCGGAGCCGAACGAAGTGGCGTTGGGCGAGTCCGCGATCACTGCCGAAAAGAGCGGACTCTCCATGAATACTCACTTCGTCAGCCTCGGCGTCATGCACGGTGAAGCGGAATTTCTCGTCCCTCGTGGTTTCTTCACCTACCGGGCACTCGATGCACCCGAAATGGTTGAGTCAGATTCAGGGAGAACGCTGATTCGTTTCGGTGTAATGGGCCTGAGTGTCTCCATGTACCTCGACAAGGACTCACAGGAGGTTCTGTACGGACTGAGCCCCGGAGACGTCAACATCGTGAATACCTCAGTTTCGCACTTCACTCAGTGCATCCTCCGATTGAGTGACATATTCCCTTTCTACGACGACGACTGCGATTCTGACGAGTGGGAGGTTGGCGCAGAGAAGGTGGAAGACGTTATTCGTGAGGTCGACCCGAGTGCGTACCACGAGGGATCTTACTGGTATGAATTCCGATGGGACGTGACGATGGGGAATTTTCACGGCTGA
- a CDS encoding DinB family protein, whose translation MIERFAKDNLHGRLRRDRKALLWKLDGLSEYDARRPLTATGTNLLGLVKHVATVEARYFGEVFDRPSPHPLPRWQDSDGSDLWATEDENHDQIIGFYRSTWEHSDATIDELPLDAPGHVPWWPEPYADTNLFAVMVHVLGESIRHAGHADILREGLDGRTGLRAELEKQIDEEARAVHCAKIEQAARSAASIKAQRLSHVT comes from the coding sequence ATGATCGAGAGATTCGCGAAAGACAACCTGCACGGGAGACTGCGGCGGGACCGCAAGGCGCTGCTCTGGAAACTCGACGGCTTGTCCGAATACGACGCCCGCCGGCCTTTGACAGCGACCGGGACCAATCTCCTCGGCCTGGTCAAACACGTGGCCACCGTCGAGGCCAGGTACTTCGGCGAGGTCTTCGACCGACCTTCCCCGCACCCGCTGCCCCGGTGGCAGGACTCAGACGGCAGCGATCTGTGGGCGACCGAGGACGAGAACCACGATCAGATCATCGGGTTCTACCGGAGCACGTGGGAACACTCGGACGCGACGATCGACGAGCTTCCCCTCGACGCCCCCGGCCACGTGCCGTGGTGGCCGGAGCCTTATGCCGACACCAACCTGTTCGCCGTCATGGTCCATGTCCTCGGCGAGTCCATCCGGCATGCCGGGCACGCCGACATCCTGCGCGAGGGTCTCGACGGCCGGACCGGGTTGCGCGCCGAACTCGAGAAGCAGATCGACGAGGAAGCCCGTGCAGTCCACTGCGCGAAGATCGAGCAGGCCGCCAGGTCGGCCGCGTCAATCAAGGCACAGAGGTTGTCTCACGTCACTTGA
- a CDS encoding GNAT family N-acetyltransferase, with protein sequence MNSPVILKVAATPTTPALVLRPWCAEDVAALVEVYRDAELRRWTNSRMESEDDGLRWVQDQEQGWAAGSRFAFAVLERALDAAPLRLVGNVVLKEVASGKPSAEVGYWTAAQARGRGVAQRALNTLTAWAFDAFQANGLECLELLHQVDNLASCRVAEKNGYQFDRLLPSAPPSYPLDGHVHVRRQLPDAFPSAPANAHFSA encoded by the coding sequence GTGAACTCTCCCGTCATACTCAAGGTTGCCGCGACGCCGACCACCCCCGCTCTCGTCCTTCGTCCCTGGTGCGCGGAAGACGTTGCTGCGCTGGTTGAGGTGTACCGGGACGCCGAGCTGCGGCGTTGGACGAACTCTCGTATGGAAAGTGAAGACGATGGACTGAGATGGGTGCAGGATCAGGAGCAGGGTTGGGCAGCAGGCAGCCGGTTCGCCTTCGCAGTCCTTGAGAGGGCCCTTGACGCGGCGCCGCTGCGGTTGGTGGGCAACGTGGTACTCAAGGAAGTCGCATCCGGCAAGCCTTCCGCAGAGGTCGGCTACTGGACGGCGGCACAGGCTCGCGGACGAGGCGTGGCCCAGCGAGCCCTGAATACTCTCACCGCCTGGGCCTTCGACGCTTTCCAAGCGAATGGTCTGGAGTGCCTCGAACTCCTGCATCAGGTCGACAACCTGGCATCCTGCCGCGTCGCCGAGAAGAACGGCTACCAGTTCGACAGGCTTCTGCCATCGGCTCCTCCTTCCTACCCTCTCGATGGTCATGTGCACGTACGGCGCCAGCTACCTGACGCCTTCCCCTCGGCACCTGCCAACGCCCACTTCTCTGCCTGA